In Sulfitobacter sp. M39, the following proteins share a genomic window:
- a CDS encoding DUF1178 family protein, whose translation MIKFSLKCDQDHQFESWFKSAAAFDALAQAGHLTCALCGSTKVTKGMMAPRVTTGERRENRGEGGQKPDAAVPVLSKPQSALEEALKALRKEVETSSEYVGDDFVREARAIHIGDAPDRSIYGEARLDEAVALIEEGIPLTPLPFRAKRTTS comes from the coding sequence ATGATCAAGTTTTCGCTGAAATGTGATCAGGACCACCAGTTTGAAAGCTGGTTCAAATCTGCCGCCGCCTTTGATGCGCTGGCGCAGGCGGGGCATCTGACCTGCGCGCTGTGTGGTTCGACCAAGGTGACCAAGGGCATGATGGCCCCCCGTGTCACAACCGGTGAGCGCCGCGAGAACCGCGGTGAGGGTGGTCAAAAGCCGGACGCCGCAGTGCCGGTACTATCGAAACCTCAAAGCGCGTTGGAAGAGGCGCTGAAGGCGCTGCGAAAAGAGGTCGAAACCTCCTCGGAATATGTTGGCGATGATTTCGTGCGTGAAGCCCGTGCCATCCACATCGGGGATGCGCCCGACCGCTCGATCTATGGCGAGGCGCGTCTGGACGAAGCCGTCGCCTTGATCGAAGAGGGTATCCCGCTGACGCCGCTGCCGTTTCGGGCCAAGCGCACCACGTCATAG
- a CDS encoding NUDIX hydrolase, translating to MKQLPISLQGARKGEVRTQFAALCYRVRQGKVQVLLITSRGAKRWIVPKGWPMDAKTPGAAAAREAWEEAGVRGRVTGGCLGVYSYTKEMDDGEMLPVVAMLYPVEVKITADKYPEAGQRRRKWMSRKKAAKMVSEPELARMIRDFDPRGRS from the coding sequence ATGAAACAGCTGCCCATATCACTGCAAGGTGCCCGCAAGGGAGAGGTGCGAACACAGTTCGCTGCGCTGTGTTACCGCGTGCGCCAAGGCAAGGTGCAGGTGCTGCTGATCACGTCTCGGGGGGCGAAACGCTGGATTGTGCCGAAAGGCTGGCCGATGGATGCCAAAACCCCCGGTGCCGCCGCCGCACGCGAGGCATGGGAAGAAGCGGGCGTGCGTGGGCGGGTCACGGGCGGCTGCCTTGGCGTCTATTCCTACACAAAGGAAATGGACGACGGAGAGATGTTGCCGGTGGTGGCCATGCTCTATCCCGTAGAGGTCAAGATCACCGCCGATAAATACCCCGAAGCCGGCCAGCGGCGGCGCAAGTGGATGTCGCGCAAGAAGGCCGCCAAAATGGTGTCAGAGCCCGAGCTGGCGCGCATGATCCGGGACTTCGATCCGCGCGGGCGGAGTTGA